AACCCTTATCCGATCTCTCATAAACCCTGATATCTTCTCGTTCACTACCTTAATTTATTCTTCCTCAAAATTCAATGATTTTAAGAATACACTCAGTTTATTTTCTCAAATGCTATCAAATGGGCTTTTTCCTGACGTACATGTTTTACCGAGCGTTATCAAGGCTTGCACTGGATTATTGTCCTCCAAAATTGGGAAACAAGTTCATGGATATTCATTGTCATTTGGTCTATTCTTGGATCCTTTTATTGGATCATCGTTGGTTCACTTGTACGTGAAATGTGATGAATTAGATTGCGCCTATAAGGTTTTTCATACTATGACTGAGAGAGATGTGCAGTCTTGGAGCGCATTAGCAGCAGGGTATGCAAGGAAAGGTGATGTGGTCAATGCGAAAAAGGTATTTAATGAAGTGCGAAATCTCGAGTTTGAACCTAATTCTGTGTCCTGGAATGGTATGATTGCGGGATTTAATCAGAGTGGGTGTTTCTTGGATGCTGTTTTGATGTTTCAGCAAATGCATTCACTTGGTTTTAAGTCTGATGGGACTAATATATCTAGTGTTCTACCTGCCATAGGTAACTTGGGTATTTTAGTGATGGGAATTCAGATTCATAATCATGTGATGAAGATGGGATATGTGGTGGATAAATGTATTGTTAGTGCACTTATTAATATGTACGGAAAATGCGGATGTTCtttggagatgtctcgagtgtTTGAAGAGATGCGTCAAGTGGATGTTGGGGCATGCAATGCCTTGATTGCTGGACTCTCTCGTCATGGTCTTGTCAGTGAGGCATTAGAGGTCTTTAAGGGCTTTCGAGGCCAGCAGATCGAACTAAACGTTGTTTCTTGGACCTCAGTGATCGCTTGTTGCTCACAGCATGGTAAAGATATCGAGGCTTTAGATCTTTTTAGAGAAATGCAGGTCACTGGGGTAAAGCCAAACTCGGTGACCATCCCTTGCATGCTTCCTGCTTGTGGTAATATTGCAGCTCTAACGTATGGAAAGGCTGCACATTGTTTCTCGCTTAAAGCTGGGATTTCAAATGATGTTTATGTAGGAAGTGCACTGATTGATATGTATGCTAATTGTGGAAGAATCCAAATAGCTCGATGCTGTTTTGACAGGATGCCATTGCATAACTTGGTCTGCTGGAATGTAATTCTGGGAGCATATGCAATGCATGGAAAGGGTAAAGAAGCTCTTGAAATTTTTGCCTGGATGCAAAGAAGTGGGCAGAAACCAGACTCTGTTAGTTTCACTAGCCTTTTATCTGCATGTAGCCAAAGTGGCCTTACAGAAGAAGGACGTAATTACTTCGAAAACATGTATGTGGATCACGGAATTGAAGCTAGATTGGAGCATTATGCTTGTATCGTAAGCCTGCTTGGTCGTGCAGGAAAGCTTGATGAAGCTTATTCAATGATTGAGAAAATGCCGTTTGAGCCTGATGCTTGTGTCTGGGGTGCATTATTAAGTTCCTGTAGACTTCACCATAACACGAGCTTGGGCGAGCTTGCGGctcataaattatttgaattagaACCAAGCAATCCTGGAAATTACATTTTGTTGTCTAATATTTATGCTTCTAAAGGCAAATGGAAAAAAGTAGATGAGGTCAGAGATATAATGAGAGATAAGGGGCTGAAGAAGAACCCGGGCTGCAGTTGGATAGAGGTTAAAAACAAAGTTCACATGCTTTTGGCAGGTGACAAATCACTTCCACAAATGGCTCAAATTATGGATAAGTTGAATGAATATAGCATGGAAATGAAGAAATCTGGTTACTTCCCTGATACTGACTATGTGCTACAAGACGTGGAGGATCAGGAGAAAGAACACATCTTATGTGGGCACAGTGAAAAGTTGGCTGTAGTTTTTGGAATTTTGAACACTAACAAGGGGTCACCTCTCAGAGTCACTAAAAACTTGCGCATTTGCAGAGACTGCCACGCCGTTATAAAGTTTATATCTAGATTCGAGAGGAGAGAAATTTCTGTTAGAGATACAAATCGCTATCACCACTTCAAGGATGGGGACTGCTCATGTGGGGATTATTGGTGATGGAGTTCCAGAGTAAATCTTCAAAGTTGTATTGTGAATTTAAGATTGAATTTTCGAACACTTGGATTGCACAACTGCACAAGGGAATGAAAGGAAGCTTTTTTCTGAAATTCTTGGGTTTGGAATGGGAGATTTTATCACTAAGGCCTGGATGCGAATTGGTATTCAACTAGTAAACTTTTTATAGATGATCTTTaggatttttcaattttttgattttttctcaTTGTGCTATTAGAAATCATTGCTAGCTTTGCTTCAGGCATAGGCGAGGGAACACCAGTAAGGGTTCTCCATCGTTGAAGACTTCAAGTACATTAGAGCATGAAATAGGCCTTTTTAATTGTTAATGCGGTATATATTTACATTTCATTACATTTCAGCAGAGAACACCAGCGAGGTTCTCCATCGTTGAAGTCCATTAGAGCATGGAAAATTCATACATTGGTATGGGAAATTAACAAACAGTTTTCCCTTATCATTTTAATGTGATATATATTTACATTTCATGACATTTCAGGATGAAAATTCAGTGGATAGCTTGACATTCTCAATATTTCCTACTGCATCTATGCACACAGGTAATCTTTTCAGCGTTTAACTGATTTAGGATCGTTTAACTGATTTAGGATTGTCTTCTCCTTTTCTATGCACAACTCTCGGGTTCCATACCATCGTTGTATTATATAAAATGCTGCTGAAGATATTTAATTGTGAGAATAGACCTGAAATGGGATCTTTGTCCGGACTCCAGAGACTACATAGTATTTGGATTTCAGATGACATAGATACACATGTGGTTGGTGAAAAAGTGATAATATTTCTAAGGTATGCTCAAAGCTCacgtaaataaaaatatatgggAAAAACAATCATGAATTTCCACCTTCCCAAAAAATTTGACTCGCCATTTGTATTGATGATTGTTTCTCAAACAGGCTGGAACATACATCAAGGAATTTGTTCATGGAGACTTTGGATGGGCGCATCCTAGGTACGAAAAGCAAAAAACAGAATGTCGTTGAAAGAAGTAGTGCCGAAGCAGAATTTCGGTCTGTTACACATGATTTTTGCGAAGTGTCGTGGATAAAGAggatttgggaaaagctgaagATTCTCATACTGACATCAATTGAAGTCTATTGTGACAATATAGCGACTATTTCTATAGCTCATAATCCAGTTCTACATGACAAAACAAAACTCGTAGAAGTGGATAAGCATTTTATCAAGGAAAAAATTGACAGTGGTgtattatgcatggcttatatacCTACTACAAGTCAAGTGGCTGATATATTTTCCCAAAGCGCAGTTTGAAAATTTGGTTGGCAAGCTTGCTATGAGTCATATTCAAGGCAGAAGATTTCCTAGAATATTGTATATTTGTGTACATATTTTTCTGGATTATATTAGAGAGATTTTAGGAGTTCATTTGTTACTTTCATTATTAGGAAGATTTGTTTCCGGTTTTGTTGAAAAGTAGAGTATATGCTAATGTACAGGCACTATACGAATTATATACAAGAATTATTACCCAATACtttgtttgttttctgtcaattAATTGGCCATGTTGCTTTTTGGCGCATGGTTCTTGATTCTGTCATTCATTCCACGCTTGTCAATTTTTCTCACTCAAGGAGCTAAGCAGCAGCTTCATTAAACACCATAATCACTTTAATTCCTTGGAACCTAGGATTGACAATTCTGAGTTATATAACACTAAATATTTTTGGCGACAACTTCATTGTTTTCAGATCAATCGATGCTGATCATTGGTTTTTCAAGGCTACAGGACTCCCGTCTTCATTGGTGGGAGATATCTTAAGGTGCAACTATGTATCTCTGTGACAGTCGTTAAAAGTAATCTCAGGAGTCATAAGCTTCTTCCATCTATACGGGGCCTTGGAATTTACCTTTTTAATCCTGCATTGCACTTCTGGAGATGCAATTGGCCAATACTCGGATGGCCAATTGTtcataattcataaatcataGGTTGTTTCTGTGTATTTTCTACTTTGTGGCATTTGGTATCTGTTTCATGGTATTTAATTCGTGAAGAATTCTCCTAATTGACCGGTTTAACATTGTCATTCCAGATATCTTAATCATGCAAGTCACTCTTTTCTAATGCAGTACTCAAGAGATGTAAGCCAATCTCACTGCATTATTGATGATGAGAGAAGGGGTGAAGCATCAGTTGAGGTAAAGAAAATTATAGGAATATGATTATTAGTTCCTGTCTAGTGATGTGGAATAACCATTAGGGTTTTGTTAAAAAACCATCCGTTCTATTTCTCTGTAGGAAATAGTTGGCTGCAATATCCTTCCCATTTGTCAGGGTGACAGTTATAGGTTTCACGGTGCTGGCAGGGAAGACATGGATATAATTATAATGACACTTGATCTTTCAACCACCTGTCGATGGACAAAATAGGACAAAATAATTGTAGTCCAAATCTATCTCTCTCTCTATTtattttgagatccaaaatgcACGCCAATGCCCTTctgctctctctctctctctctctctcggtCCGGATGTTGTGCACTGGGCGGCCTTTTCTGGTTGAAATCCAAAATACATGCCAATTCCCTTCTGATGTCTTGGTAAAAGATACGGAAAACAAATAAATAGCCTGGACAGCAAActtgtaagttttattgagacTTCATTTCCAGATCGATTTGTTATTTAGTTATTCTAAACATCAACCCCCTGCAGGTACGGATGAAAAATCTCAAGGTTTTTGGTAGTCAGGGTTGGGAGCTGATGCGTGAGGGGGAAGCAGAGAAACAGGTTATAGCTTTATTTTGGATGAAATTGCCGTATGAGTTGGCAGATCGATCTTGATGTTCAATTGTACTCGATGATTCAATTCATATGTGCAGATGCATTATGCTGCACTTGTGTGGATTTCTCGTCCTCTTACCTGCGACGATGATCTGACTCTATCATCTCTCAAAGACACGGTGAACATCAATATTATGTTCTTCCTCTCTCatccaatgattttttttataaattggaGATTAGTTAATCCCTATATACTCAAAAGCAATTATTCCTTTACACATGCACTATCATGGCTATTAAATGATAAATGGGTCCTTTTTATTACTCAGCCAATTCAGCAGAGAACGCCATTATGGGTTCTCCATCGTCGAAGTCCATTAGAGCGTGAAAAAGTCATACATTGGTATTTGAAACTAACAAACAGTTTTCTGGTATCATTTTAATGTGGTAAATATTTACAATTCATGACATTTCAGGATGAAAATTGAGAGGATAGCTGGACATTCTCAATATTTCCTATTGCATCTATGCATACAGGTGATCTTTTCAGTAGGATTGTCTTCGCCATTTCTATGCACAACTCTTAAGGCTTCCATACCAtcgttatattatataaaatgctGCTGAAGATATTTAATTGTGAGGAGACTACATAACATATGTACTGAAAGGAAGGAGATTACATTTCATATTTGGATTTCAGATGGCATAGATGTGATTATATTTCCAAGTTATGCTCAATGCTCATGTAAATAAAACtacatgagaaaaaaaaaataatgaatttccACCTTCCCAAAAAATTTGACTGGCCATTGGTATTAATGCTTGTTTCTCAAACAGGCTGGAACATACATCAAGGAATTTGTTGATGGTGATCTTGGGCGGACTTATCCTAGGTATGAAAAACACTTATTTTACTTTAGTATTTTACATATACCATGTTGTATTTCAGCGTTGATTGCTTCCAGTTATAACCTATTTTCTAAGCACCGTTTGGCTTGGCTTCCATTTCGTTGCCAAATTCAGAGGCGAGTAAGTTTCTTCTCCTCTATCTGGTCAATACTTCATTATTTAAAACTAAATCTTTATATGCCGATTGTATCAGGTTGACCCTTGAAGTAGGTCTCACTGTATTTACCACCTTCAATCTTTTCCAGCATGTCTTCAGGTTTGATTTTGTTCTTCATCCCCTTGAAATTCTTGGGGTGATTATTCAAGACATTTGGCTTTTGATGTGGCCTGATGACACATTTTGCTGCACTTGTGCAGCATATATGCTACTTTGTCCAGATGCCGCATGATGGTTATAATAACGTCAAAATTGGCCTTTGAAGTTATAGCATTTACTCTTTAATCAAGGTGCTATAAGATGTGGTAATTACGTCTTATTTATCTTATAACAATCAACAATAGACGTTGTTGGATCTTAATATCAGTCTCCGTAACTCACACTAAAGTAAAGTGGAATCAATTTCATTTATAGTCTCGTAACATGTTCAAATCAGATcaagttttaaaatcttttacagaaatttcaagaatttttggtGTCCAAGATGATATATAATAAGATGCATCTCCTTCACGAAAAAGAAAATACAAACAAATCAAGATATGGTATACTTATAATTGAAACAAACCATGGAGAAGCAAAAAGTACTATTTGAGGAAATAAGTGAAAAAAATCGatatatttatcttttaaaatctactttgtatcattttctatatttttttttaaaaaaataattataatcaaTATAAAGGGGATGGagtttttttaatttggaaaattttaaaaaattatccataaaaaacattaaatagcatgtgatatatatactattattttattatattattatctaaatgtgtatatatatctatctatctatctactTATATTAAAGCCTGCTATCCCTCAAGTTGGCCAGTTTATTCCCGGTTACAGGTTACGCCCTCGACGCGTGTCTCTTCGATCACATCACAAACCATGGACAATAGCACGTGGGGTGGGCTTCTCTCTCCACCACAACACACAGCTGCAGGTTACAGTGATGGTTGGCTTCCTTCTTCGCCTCCTCTTCGTTTTCCCCTTGCCTACCTCTGTTTTGGAGCCTTGGTTTTCGGCCTCCCACCTTTGCACCGAACCAAGTCCACCAAAAAAGGTTTGCTAGGTGTGTTCTCTTCAAATTTTGCTTTCCGCCGTAGCCCACAAACCTGCCCTCGTTACTAGAGAACGCCTCTCGGTTGAAATTCCGTCCCCACGAACAATTTCATCTGAAAAATCTCACCTTCTGGTTGAAAATTTGAAGAACCCACTTGGAGTTGTACGCTCTTTTCCCGTTTTTTGTGAATTGAAAGTGCTGATTCTGCTTTCTCTAGATCTCTCCGCTTGTTGCCAGGtacttttccttttcttctctCGGTAATCTTTGAATTGTTTTGTAGATAGATAGCTCTTTCGATAGTTGCATGCAAGCGCATTTGCTGTTTCGTGTTCATGATTTGTTGCTGATTAATGTTACTTTTACAGCGGTGGAGTTGGGTTTTGGTGTAATAGCGATGGGTGTTTGATTAGTTGTCTGTGTCTTTCTTGGGTTCAGATGCTTTGGTCGATTAAATTTTGGAGCATTTTATTGAAACCATTTTTTGGAAGCAATTGGTATACAAACATGGGATATGAGATTTCGAGTATTTTATGAAGCCGGTGATTTATTTTCATTCATTCTGATCCGGGTTAGTGGCATTTTCACTGTATTTGAGGCTTTAGATTCAAAATTAGCCTCTCGATTCTCCTGGTTTAGATTTAGTGATTAGATAAACCCTCCCCCCGCCCCCAGGCATTTTTTGCCTtcaaaattttgtcattctcaTTTCTTGCTTCATCGTTCTGTTCAATTGGTTTAGTTCTTTGAATATAATTGAAATTGCctgtatattatttttatggacTTTCAGGAGGAATTTGATGTAAAAAACACGTCTCTTTAGAAGAATTATAGAAATGTTGGTTTTGTTTTTGCTCTCTAATATTTCGAGAAATTATTTTATGGGTATTGTGTCAAAGAATGCGATATAAGACTggttatattttttgaaaaagacATCTTCTTGtgttttgttttggtttttgcGAAAGTCATATCAGGTAACCCTTTGGGTCAATGATGTCGTATGGTAAATTTAGTTACTGGTACACCAAtgtttagaattttaaattgtttagaattttaaatCTAAAGTATTGACTGAAAATACAGTACTACTATATATTACTTAAGGGAAATAGTTAAATGTAGATTTAAAGGAATGATTATGTTGGAAGATGGAAATATTCTTCCAAGAGATTGACAGACTGTGTACAGGAAAATGTGATGGatgattgtttttatattttgggTGGGGGGTGGGGGAAATCGAGGCATTTTTAAAGAAGTAACTAAGCATTGCCGTCTCTGTTAATTTTTTGCTTGTGGGTTTAGTCATTGAGTTCatgaaaaactaaaattatctGGTTTCTAGCAACGGGTATTTGTCTGGTGGCAGCCTACATTTTCTGTTTTGTTATCATACTTCATCATGCAACTAAACACCCATGAAATTAATAGCACATCCCACAGATATATGGTAGGCATTAGAATTGCTTTAGTTTACAAGTTCCAGGTTTTGTAATGCTATAATCAGGTGTTGCAGgctttgaagaaaaaagaaaaatatcatattatgaGGTTGGTCAGGTGGAATATATGGTGGATGATGGTGATGTCACCGATTCTGTAGATACAATTGATGAGCAGTATTATACAGCTGAAGATGCAAATCTTGATGAGTATGATATGGTTAGTTGATGTTCAAAGCATTTCTTGAGATATTTTCCACCTTTAGTAATATTatgttattaaaaattaaaaataaaacgtACCCACGTAAGGTAGTGTTTGGAAAACAGATACTCTTATGTTCTTTGCTTCTCTGGTTTGCTCTTTTCTTGCTTTTGTTTGGAGTTTTGATTTCTTCTCTTTGGTTTGCTCTTGTCTTGCTTTTGATTGGAGTTTCTGATCTTTTCTCTCCACCGTGGCAGCGAACACAGGGCAACAAAGAGGGTTTGCTTGGTCTGTTCTCTACTTCTATCTTCTTGCAGTTTCTTCGATCTCAACTCTTCTACGCGGCGTTCCCCCTTATTGGCATTGGAAAGCTTATACTGTGTTAGTTTTCTCCCACTTGTTTTTGTTCtgcttttttaaaatttttcttacattcttGGGTTTGTTCTATTCTTGCTCTTGTTTGGGGTTTCCGATTTCTTGAAGTGCTTTGTTTTTGTTGGGTTAGCTTTCTTCTCGTGTTTTTGTTTTACTGATTGATTTACATATTTGCATATGCTCATACTCATGAATTCGGTTTGTATTTCTGTGGATATAAGATATGGGTGATGGATTTAAGGCTAAAACGTGACGGTAGTTCAGGTTGAACTAAACAGCACTTTGGCCTTGGGAGTGTTAACTAATACTAGAAATCTTTCTGTATTGAGCAAACTTTTTCCTTGAGTTGTATGCACTCGGTTTCTCATCAAATGAACCGAACACCATATGTCTCCACATTAGCTTTGCAGGACACATAAAAAACATTGTCAATGAAAAACCAAACTTTATCACATATTGGAACTGTTCAACAATCAGGCACAAACTATTCGGTGTATAATTTAACAATGTCGACTTAAAATACTAATCGTTTGAGTATGGATATAgaagaacataaaaaaatactatGTTCATGATAATTATagcttttaaatttatattattaaataaaatctacACAATTTTTGCAAACTGAAGCACCCTATTTGACAAAAAAAGTTCACAACATGCCTATAGTTTTAGGGATGCGTCTCTCTGTAAACACTTTCTACGgcaaaatcattattttatgcTAAATGAGTTTACGTTATATTACAATGCATTGTATCTAATTACAAACACGTTTACTTACAACAATATGGTGTTGTAGGGTTATCCATCGGAACAATACCAAGTAGTACTATTCTGTTTGATCCTCCAATCTCACAGGCTGAAGACTTGCAGTTGTGGTAATTGAGAACCTCACTCTTTACTCTTTCATTCTAAACTCTCTAAACTTATGCTTCTTTCCTACACGTAATTTGTTAATTATAAATtccttttttcatatttttcactttGTTAAACACAGTGCCAACTTAAAATACTAATCGTTTGAGTACGGATATAGAAGAACATAAAAAANCCCATACctagtatatatgtatgtataaccTTCACATGTACATTTGATTTGTGAATACTTGCTTACTTGTCTAGGGTTCTACATGGGGTCACAGTTACACGCCGCCATTTCCCACTACACATGAATAATGGCTACAGCTAACCCCTCGCCATCTCCTCTACCACAAAAAGAATTACCAAATCCCAAACGTCCAAAAATGTCATCAACCACCTCCGATGACGAAGATCATTACGAGAATACCACCGCCGGTGAAAATCTTACGAAAACCCAAAGTTCAAGCAGCGAAAAATCGCGATATTTTTCGCTTACTGCGGAGTAGGCTACCAGGGAATGCAGAAGAATCCCAGCGCAAAAACCATTGAAGGCGAGCTCGAGGAAGCCCTGTACCATTCCGGAGCTGTTCCCCAAGCTGACAGGGGTCTGCACAAACGGTACGACTTTGCCAGGTCTGCCAGGACCGATAAGGGCGTTAGTGCAGTTGGTCAAGTAGTGTCTGGGCGATTCTATATCGATCCGCCCGGATTGGTTGACAGATTGAACTCGCACCTGTCCACCCAGATTCGGATTTTTGGTTACAAACGCACCACGCCTTCCTTCAGTGCTAAAAAGTTCTGCGAGGTATGTTTACTTGATCCCTGTGTTTGCGCTCGATCCATCTTGTCATCGCTATAGAGAGAGTGTCCTTGCTAGCTTAGGGTCTGCAAATGAGCTCGTTAAGTGTTTGGAATGTTCGGAGCGAGGGCGGAAGGTAATTGGGTTGATGGGAAACCGGAATTCagagttcaagtatgtatgtgaAGATGCTGCGGTTGGTTCAAGCAATTCGTCGAACAGTGGATGTGCTTTATCAGAACATAATGTTGCTGCGACTTCTGGAAATGATGATAGTGATTCTGAAACGAAATTCCAAAATGGGGGCATGCTACACGGGGAGACGGAGGAAGGCAAGGTTGACCTCGAGAATGTGAATGCTAATGGCGTTACGATTTTGGATAACAAGAGTGAGTTTTGCTATGGAGAGGAGGTAAAGGAGAGGTTTTAATAGAATACTCAAGAATTACGAGGGAACCGACAACTTCCATAACTTCACTTCAAGAATCAAAGCAGAGGACCCATCCGCCAAAAGATACATTATGTCGTTCACCGCAGATACCACATTAAACATTGATGGAATTGAATTCGTGAAATGCGAGGTTGTGGGGCAGAGTTTCATGCTTCATCAAATACGCAAAATGATCGGTCTTGCAGTTGTGATCATGAGGAACTTAACCCCTGTGTCGTTGTTCGAGACCGTTTTTGAACAGTGAGTGCACGATTCTTTGAAACCCTATACTTGGTTGAACTTTTCTTTGATGAATATTCTTGTGTCGTTAACTTACATTTTTAATGAGTTTAGGAAAGTTAACATAAATGTGCCCATGGCTCCTGAGGTTGGATTGTATCTGGACGAATGCTTCTTCACGTCTTACAATAAGAAATGGAAAGATAGTCACGAAGAGTTGTCATTGAAGGGTTTTTCAGAGGAGGCCGAGGACTTCAAAATGATGTATATTTATCCATATATCGCATTAACAGAGCACAAGGATGGAGCTGTGGCCCTCTGGCTGCATTCTTTGAACTACCGCAACTTTCCTGACTTAGGTGCAGATAATTCTTCAACTTGTGGAGATGGTTTGGGAAATGATAAAGGGCGCAGATTTGGAAAATGTGGAAGTTTTTAGTTAACATGGTTATGTGAGTTAATTTATAGACATTCTTCTCCCATTTCCTACTCTTTTGAATGCCTAGTAATAGTCTGTGGTTGCTATTTGTTATGTTGGTATTACTTAAATTATATGAGGAACCTGCTTTTTGAATAGATTATTGAAATTATCGGCCTCCGTAGATCTCCTATGATggtgacacacacacacacacacacacacacacacacacacacacacacacacacacacactctcctAGTTTAACCATTTTCACTTGAGCATGCATCCACCTTCCAAATATTTCGCTCGCCTGCGGAGTGCAAACACATATGAACAcgaatattatttattgttaaCCTTTTCGGCAGTCCGTTTGGGCATATGCATGTTATCTTCGTCTACTTGTTTGGCCATGCATATCCTGTGCTCCTTTGATGGTTCACTATCTTTACCGCGTAGCATAGCATTAAAAAATCCGGTTTacaattaatgatttttttttatataaaaaatatccaATTTTTGTATCCTAAGCTCACTTAAAagtaaatattataatatctattattttcataaattttaattataaattttgctTCTATGTTAAGATAATGTAATGATGGTTATTTAGGATAATGGGAAGCGAATGTGAAAAGTTTTTGAGTCATCAATTTACATTATTACATCTT
This DNA window, taken from Primulina huaijiensis isolate GDHJ02 unplaced genomic scaffold, ASM1229523v2 scaffold5913, whole genome shotgun sequence, encodes the following:
- the LOC140970411 gene encoding pentatricopeptide repeat-containing protein At1g20230 isoform X2, which produces MLLVDPIDSQEPFSDQPNNCSDTEMNRTMQLNFQNQGFGYRISSSIDGSSELIAQPNIYSVIGHLLSPNVPTSLCQTRQVHAQLLKTYLFDNPRYNTKLLSLYAACQRISDAKTLIRSLINPDIFSFTTLIYSSSKFNDFKNTLSLFSQMLSNGLFPDVHVLPSVIKACTGLLSSKIGKQVHGYSLSFGLFLDPFIGSSLVHLYVKCDELDCAYKVFHTMTERDVQSWSALAAGYARKGDVVNAKKVFNEVRNLEFEPNSVSWNGMIAGFNQSGCFLDAVLMFQQMHSLGFKSDGTNISSVLPAIGNLGILVMGIQIHNHVMKMGYVVDKCIVSALINMYGKCGCSLEMSRVFEEMRQVDVGACNALIAGLSRHGLVSEALEVFKGFRGQQIELNVVSWTSVIACCSQHGKDIEALDLFREMQVTGVKPNSVTIPCMLPACGNIAALTYGKAAHCFSLKAGISNDVYVGSALIDMYANCGRIQIARCCFDRMPLHNLVCWNVILGAYAMHGKGKEALEIFAWMQRSGQKPDSVSFTSLLSACSQSGLTEEGRNYFENMYVDHGIEARLEHYACIVSLLGRAGKLDEAYSMIEKMPFEPDACVWGALLSSCRLHHNTSLGELAAHKLFELEPSNPGNYILLSNIYASKGKWKKVDEVRDIMRDKGLKKNPGCSWIEVKNKVHMLLAGDKSLPQMAQIMDKLNEYSMEMKKSGYFPDTDYVLQDVEDQEKEHILCGHSEKLAVVFGILNTNKGSPLRVTKNLRICRDCHAVIKFISRFERREISVRDTNRYHHFKDGDCSCGDYW
- the LOC140970411 gene encoding pentatricopeptide repeat-containing protein At1g20230 isoform X1, whose product is MFSLNAMAWNCAKPFPKPVNFSLGRLIVVACSCTETIPAGNPDFSDSRELHYSDTRIEETLNLDFGKLRLDSWIASRINGISRARVQSSIRSGLVSVIGHVVSKVSHVVRDGDMVHCTISELHRLRAGPEDSPLDIVFEDEHVLVVNKSAHMDQHSLAHIAGQFKEHSINKVYTSLTIGVPSSRPGCVDIPIGRDVNNRILMIALPGSITSGNTRHAVSSGIITPIINCKASFHSNPLFSISDPIDSQEPFSDQPNNCSDTEMNRTMQLNFQNQGFGYRISSSIDGSSELIAQPNIYSVIGHLLSPNVPTSLCQTRQVHAQLLKTYLFDNPRYNTKLLSLYAACQRISDAKTLIRSLINPDIFSFTTLIYSSSKFNDFKNTLSLFSQMLSNGLFPDVHVLPSVIKACTGLLSSKIGKQVHGYSLSFGLFLDPFIGSSLVHLYVKCDELDCAYKVFHTMTERDVQSWSALAAGYARKGDVVNAKKVFNEVRNLEFEPNSVSWNGMIAGFNQSGCFLDAVLMFQQMHSLGFKSDGTNISSVLPAIGNLGILVMGIQIHNHVMKMGYVVDKCIVSALINMYGKCGCSLEMSRVFEEMRQVDVGACNALIAGLSRHGLVSEALEVFKGFRGQQIELNVVSWTSVIACCSQHGKDIEALDLFREMQVTGVKPNSVTIPCMLPACGNIAALTYGKAAHCFSLKAGISNDVYVGSALIDMYANCGRIQIARCCFDRMPLHNLVCWNVILGAYAMHGKGKEALEIFAWMQRSGQKPDSVSFTSLLSACSQSGLTEEGRNYFENMYVDHGIEARLEHYACIVSLLGRAGKLDEAYSMIEKMPFEPDACVWGALLSSCRLHHNTSLGELAAHKLFELEPSNPGNYILLSNIYASKGKWKKVDEVRDIMRDKGLKKNPGCSWIEVKNKVHMLLAGDKSLPQMAQIMDKLNEYSMEMKKSGYFPDTDYVLQDVEDQEKEHILCGHSEKLAVVFGILNTNKGSPLRVTKNLRICRDCHAVIKFISRFERREISVRDTNRYHHFKDGDCSCGDYW